The Pseudanabaena galeata CCNP1313 genome includes a region encoding these proteins:
- a CDS encoding BolA family protein, with amino-acid sequence MISHNNIAELIRAALPNAKVQVEDPNHDGQHFAAIVVAEQFEGLSMIKQHKLVYGAIQEHLDTGAIHALQLKTYSLSQWESMQVQVN; translated from the coding sequence ATGATTTCCCATAACAACATAGCCGAATTAATTCGCGCCGCTTTACCTAATGCCAAAGTTCAAGTTGAAGATCCTAATCATGATGGTCAACACTTTGCGGCGATCGTCGTTGCTGAGCAATTTGAAGGCTTATCGATGATTAAGCAACACAAACTTGTATATGGGGCAATCCAAGAGCATCTGGATACTGGTGCAATTCACGCATTGCAACTAAAAACCTATAGCTTATCCCAATGGGAAAGTATGCAGGTTCAGGTTAACTAA
- the xth gene encoding exodeoxyribonuclease III produces MKIATWNVNSVRTRITHVCDWLQANPDVDVLCLQETKVIDTDFPLTPFTDLGYQTYIYGQKSYNGVALISRSPLQDIQTGFAGVLGEIDDPSLDEQKRLITAKYGDVQIVNMYVPNGSEVGSEKYEYKLRWLKLLKAYLQALLDKNANVLICGDFNVAIADLDIYDPKGRENKVMSTDIEREALAEVLNLGFKDIFRKFETDGGYYSWWDYRSGGFQRNRGWRIDYHFLTESLYERATACVIDIEPRKLTQPSDHTPVIVTID; encoded by the coding sequence ATGAAAATTGCCACTTGGAATGTCAACTCAGTTCGTACAAGAATCACCCATGTTTGTGATTGGTTGCAGGCAAATCCTGATGTTGATGTGTTGTGCTTACAAGAAACTAAGGTGATCGATACAGACTTTCCCCTTACACCATTTACAGACTTAGGCTATCAAACCTACATTTATGGACAAAAATCCTATAACGGTGTAGCTCTGATCTCGCGATCGCCTTTACAGGATATCCAAACAGGCTTTGCAGGAGTATTAGGCGAAATTGATGATCCCAGCTTGGATGAGCAGAAACGTCTCATCACTGCTAAATATGGCGATGTCCAGATCGTGAATATGTATGTCCCCAATGGCTCAGAGGTGGGAAGTGAAAAATATGAATATAAATTGCGTTGGCTGAAGCTATTAAAAGCATATTTGCAAGCATTGCTAGATAAAAATGCCAATGTGCTGATTTGTGGCGATTTTAATGTGGCGATCGCCGATCTAGATATTTATGATCCCAAGGGACGCGAAAACAAGGTGATGTCCACGGATATTGAGCGAGAAGCCCTTGCGGAAGTTTTAAACCTTGGCTTTAAAGATATATTTCGGAAATTTGAAACTGATGGCGGTTACTATAGCTGGTGGGATTATCGTTCTGGAGGTTTTCAACGCAATCGTGGCTGGCGGATTGACTATCACTTCTTAACAGAGTCTCTATATGAGAGAGCTACAGCCTGTGTGATTGATATAGAACCCCGCAAACTTACTCAGCCCAGCGATCATACCCCTGTGATTGTGACAATTGATTAG
- a CDS encoding pentapeptide repeat-containing protein, with the protein MKYRIFLAIVLLILFLFPLPAWALNPSQVVQLQTTKNCQVCDLTGAYLPVNNLDYTYLLASDLSSANLVGASITFSNLSRANLSGANLSSANLKHTKMLLANFANAILDKTDLTEADLTSANISEAQLAKAKLCKTVLPNGLTSNRDC; encoded by the coding sequence ATGAAATACCGCATCTTTTTAGCGATCGTGCTACTCATTTTATTTCTGTTTCCTTTGCCCGCATGGGCCTTGAATCCTAGTCAAGTTGTCCAATTGCAAACTACTAAAAACTGCCAAGTTTGTGATTTGACTGGCGCTTATCTTCCAGTTAATAACTTAGACTATACCTATTTACTCGCCTCCGATCTTAGTAGTGCAAATTTAGTAGGTGCGAGTATCACTTTCTCTAATCTTAGTCGAGCTAACCTCAGTGGGGCAAATCTGAGTTCTGCCAACCTCAAGCATACCAAAATGCTCCTAGCTAACTTTGCCAACGCTATCTTGGATAAAACAGACCTTACTGAAGCTGACCTAACTAGCGCCAATATATCGGAAGCACAATTAGCCAAAGCAAAGCTCTGTAAGACAGTTCTCCCCAATGGATTAACATCAAATCGTGATTGTTAA